The Anolis carolinensis isolate JA03-04 chromosome 2, rAnoCar3.1.pri, whole genome shotgun sequence genome has a window encoding:
- the LOC134295951 gene encoding uncharacterized protein LOC134295951, whose translation MFMFPTVKVSGDITESLVCSFRSGCGELTLSQEYGHHPAVAVRCNMQVEDEELLGAGGGRSERATPEPDAEFHQLAALASSTAYAQPNGVTQRRGVVRGDSTGGEEGSPSPGPQRMVFLEERMSAMETTLAVMSRAVERLAVLAEPERGRELRASSMWDVSVGSSQGFADLPAPKGREMRKEPGARPKIQTSLTRVEESDDEGEKPPRIPATLPTETLVPLANAGRGTGPREAAAGPTGPQGGLRRAENWGLPPQGPLPRREELRIEFGGESSELDFFLTTVRGYMEDNAHTFRTESSRVRAIGAVLKRGAASWYVQLHARHDPCLGSLRRFMGALETRFRDPLEQIRAREKLKTVSQGQRSVSEYAEEFQCLAEKVPEWSAVTKIELFKEGLRREILSWAVHRDEPDTLRGWIQLAGRIETSLAQARRHRGGLQQRPQMKEGSRKEGSTPAGRRTEPTGNVSTSRRGCFVCGRLGHRAAECWQRKGEGGGPPKPRAVAGKRAEEEPPMRHHSGGLDEGEEDAMSEPCY comes from the exons atgttcatgtttcctacagtaaaagtttctggtgatatcacagagagtcttgtgtgttcattcaggagcggctgtggtgagctgacactaagccaagaatacggacaccatcccgctgtagcggtgaggtgtaacatgcaagtggaggatgaagagctcttgggcgcaggaggaggaaggtcggaaagggccactcccgagccggacgctgagttccaccagctggcggccctggcgtcatccaccgcttatgcccagccaaatggggtaacccagaggcgtggagtggtgcggggagacagcaccggaggagaggaaggttcaccttccccaggcccacaaaggatggtgtttctggaggagaggatgtcggcgatggagaccaccctggcagtgatgtcgagggcggtggagcgcctggcggttttggcggagccggagagaggaagggaacttcgggctagctcaatgtgggacgtgagcgtgggaagcagccagggctttgcagacctcccagcaccgaagggaagggaaatgcgaaaggagcccggtgcccggcccaagatccaaacaagcctgacgcgggtggaggagagtgacgacgaaggggaaaagcctccgagaatcccggctacgctcccaactgagaccctggtgcccctggcgaatgccgggcgtggcacagggccaagagaagcagcagcggggcccactggtccgcaagggggcttgcgacgggcggagaattggggattgccaccacagggacccctaccgagacgagaggaactaaggatcgagtttgggggagagtcctctgaactggattttttcctgaccacggtgaggggctatatggaggacaatgctcacacttttagaacggaatccagccgggtacgggccattggtgcagtgttgaagaggggagcggccagctggtacgttcaactgcacgcgcggcacgacccatgtctggggtcactccgacgctttatgggggccctggagacccgtttccgagatccactggagcagatccgggcgagggagaagttgaagaccgtctcccaggggcagaggtcagtatctgagtatgcggaggagttccaatgcctcgctgaaaaggtgccggaatggtctgcagtaacaaagatagaactcttcaaagagggtctcaggcgggagatcctctcctgggcggtgcatcgtgatgagcctgacacactgcgcggatggattcagctggcggggcgcatcgagacatcgctggcccaggcgaggaggcaccgaggagggctacagcagcggccgcagatgaaagaggggagccggaaggagggatcaaccccagccgggaggagaacggagccgacagggaacgtgagcaccagcaggaggggctgcttcgtgtgcggccgtttgggccacagggctgccgagtgctggcagagaaaaggggaaggcggaggcccgcccaaaccaagagccgtggcagggaaacgcgccgaggaagaaccaccgatgaggcaccactcgggggggttg gatgaaggggaggaggacgccatgtcagaaccctgctactag